The Pseudomonas sp. IAC-BECa141 genome contains the following window.
GACTTTCATCCGCACCCTGGTGCTCGCCGCGCAGGCCGGTTCCGTGGGCCTGGCCTACTGGCTGGAATTGTTGCCGTTGCCGTGGGTGCAACTGGTGATGACCCTCGGCTGTTCGATTCTGCTGTGTGTGTTCACCGCTGTACGCCTGCGCACTTCGTGGCCGGTCACCGAGCTCGAATACGCGCTGCAACTGGCCTGCGATCTGGTTATCCACAGTGCCTTGCTGTATTTCTCCGGTGGTTCGACCAACCCGTTCGTTTCGTACTATCTGGTGCCGCTGACCATCGCTGCGGTGACGTTGCCGTGGCGTTATTCGGTGGTGCTGTCGGGCATTGCGCTGGCCTTGTACACGCTGATGCTGACGCATTTCTATCCGCTGGAAACCCTGCCGGTGGCGCGGGAGAACCTGCAGATCTACGGCATGTGGCTGAGCTTCGCGCTGGCGGCAGCGGTCATTACCTTCTTCGCCGCGCGCATGGCCGAAGAGCTTCGCCGGCAGGAAGAATTGCGTGCGATCCGTCGCGAAGAAGGCCTGCGCGATCAGCAATTGCTGGCCGTTGCGACGCAGGCTGCCGGTGCCGCTCATGAACTGGGCACACCGCTGGCGACCATGAGCGTCTTGCTCAACGAAATGCAGCAGGATCATCACGACCCGATGCTTCAGGAAGACCTGAAAGTGCTGAAGGATCAGGTGAAACTCTGCAAGGAGACCCTGCAACAACTGGTGCGCGCCGCCGAAGCCAATCGCCGGATGGCGGTGGAGATGCAGGACGTTACCGATTGGCTCGACGAGGCGCTCAACCGCTGGCACCTGATGCGTCCGGAAGCCAGTTATCGCTTCCAGCGCCTGGGCCAGGGCCCGTTGCCGCGTGTGGCACCGCCGCCGGATCTGACCCAGGCCTTGTTGAATCTGTTGAACAACGCCGCCGATGCCTGCCCGGAAAACCTTCAGGTGACCCTGGACTGGACCGCCGAAGACCTGACCATCAGCATTCGCGATCATGGCGCTGGTGTGCCGCTGGCCATCGCCGAGCAGATCGGCAAACCGTTTTTTACCACCAAGGGCAAAGGTTTCGGCCTGGGCCTGTTTTTGAGCAAGGCCAGCGTGACACGCGCCGGCGGCTCAGTGAAACTCTATAGTCATGAGGAAGGCGGCACGCTCACCGAGCTGCGCCTGCCCCACGGCGCCCGAGGAGAGCAACATGAGTGACGAAATCCAAGTCGAAGGCGAAGAACTGCCGCATTTGCTGCTGGTCGATGACGATGCGACCTTCACCCGGGTGATGGCCCGTGCCATGGCCCGCCGTGGTTTCCGCGTCAGCACCGCCGGTTCCGCCGAGGAAGGCCTGACCATCGCCCAGGCCGATCTGCCGGACTACGCCGCGCTGGACCTGAAAATGGACGGCGACTCCGGTCTGGTCCTGCTGCCGAAGCTGCTGGAACTGGACCCGGAAATGCGCGTGGTGATCCTCACCGGTTATTCGAGCATTGCCACCGCCGTCGAAGCGATCAAGCGCGGCGCCTGCAATTACCTGTGCAAACCGGCCGACGCCGACGACGTGCTGGCAGCGCTGCTGTCCGAACACGCCGATCTCGACAGCCTGGTGCCGGAAAACCCGATGTCGGTGGATCGCCTGCAGTGGGAACACATCCAGCGCGTGCTGACCGAGCACGAAGGCAACATCTCTGCCACTGCCCGCGCCCTGGGCATGCACCGCCGCACCCTGCAGCGCAAACTGCAGAAGCGCCCGGTTCGTCGCTGAACCTGCGCTGAACGACCATCGCCAGCCCTCGCGATAAAACGCACCGATCATCTATGATCGGTGCGTGTCTGTTCTTTTCTTTATCGAGCCTTTTCCATGAATCAGAACGCTGAATATTCCGCGGTCAACGATGCTGTGCGCGGGCAGTTTTTTCGCAAGGTGTGGGCCATGACCACGCCTTATTGGCGCAGCGAAGAGAAGGGCAAGGCCTGGACGTTGCTGATCGCCGTTATCGCCCTGTCGCTGTTCAGCGTGGGCATCTCGGTGTGGCTCAACAGTTGGTACAAGGATTTCTACAACGCCCTGCAAAAGAAGGATGAGGCGGCGTTCTGGCAGTTGATCCTGTACTTCTGCGGGATTGCGACCGTGGCCATTCTCGGTGCGGTGTACCGCCAGTATCTGACGCAAATGCTCACTATCCGCTGGCGGGCGTGGCTCACCGAAAACCATTTCAAGCGCTGGCTGGGGCACAAGAACTACTACCAATTGGAGCAGGGCGGTTATACCGATAACCCTGACCAACGGATTTCCGAAGACCTCAACACGTTCACCAGCACGACCTTGAGTCTCGCCCTGGGCTTGATCCGCACAATCGTCAGCCTGGTGTCGTTCTCGATCATTCTGTGGGGCGTGTCCGGCAGCATCGAAGTTTTCGGCATCGAAATTCCGGGCTACATGTTCTGGTGTGCGCTGCTGTACGCGGCGGTCGGCAGCTGGCTGACACACTTGATCGGTCGACGTCTGATCGGCCTGAACAACCAGCAACAACGGTTCGAAGCCGACCTGCGTTTCTCCATGGTGCGGGTGCGCGAAAACGCCGAGAGCATCGCGCTGTACAACGGCGAGCCCAACGAAAACCGTCGCCTGAGCAGCCGCTTCGGTCTGGTCTGGCACAACTTCTGGGACATCATGCGAGTGTCCAAGCGCCTGACGTTCTTCACCTCGGGTTATGGCCAGATCGCAATCATCTTTCCCTTCATCGTTGCGGCCCCCGTTACCTGTCCGGCAAGATCGAACTGGGTGAGTTGATGCAGATCAACTCGGCGTTTGGCAACGTGCAGGAGAACTTCAGCTGGTTCATCGATGCCTATGCGTCGCTGGCGGCCTGGAAAGCCACCTCTGATCGTCTGTTGAGTTTCCGGCAGGCAATGACCGATAACGAAGAGCGTTCGCCGGCCATCGATGTGCAGAATCAGGGCGATGAGCTGAAGGTTCATAACCTGGGCCTGGATCTGGCCGACGGTCGTCACCTGCTGACCAGCGCTGACATGACGGTGGAAGCGGGCGACCGCGTGATGCTCAGCGGCCGTTCCGGCAGCGGCAAGTCGACACTGCTGCGGGCAATGGGGCATCTGTGGCCGGCGGGGCACGGCAGTATTCGCTTGCCGGCGTCGCGTCATCTGTTTCTGCCGCAAAAACCGTATCTGCCGATCGGCACCCTGCGCGACGCCTTGAGTTATCCACAACCGGGCGAAACCTACGCGCCAGAGCGTTACGCACAAGTGCTGGAGACTTGCCGCTTGTCGCATCTGGTGGCGCGACTGGACGAGGCCAACCACTGGCAGCGCATGCTCTCGCCGGGCGAACAGCAACGTCTGGCCTTCGCTCGCGCGCTGCTCTATGCACCGCAATGGCTGTACATGGACGAAGCGACGTCGGCGATGGACGAAGAAGACGAAGCCACGTTGTATCAGGCGCTGATCGATCAGTTGCCGGGTCTGAGCATCGTCAGCGTCGGCCATCGCAGCAGCCTCAAGCGCTTCCATCCACGGCATGTGCGCATCGATGGCGGGCATCTGGTCGAGCAGACCGTGACCGCCTGATTTATCCGCACCTCTCTCGTGGGAGCTGGCCTGTCAGCTCCCACAGGATTTGCGTGGAAACGGAAAGTGATCGTACAACTCGCTTGAGCTATGATGCCCACAAGCCGAATTTTCGAGACAAGATGCAGACCATGGAAAACCTGATCGACACCCCGCGCCTCCCTCGCAAGCGCCGCAGCCTGGCTCAAGAACTGGTGACGGTGCTGACCGAGCAAATCCGCGACGGTCTGCTCAAGCGTGGCGACAAGTTGCCCACCGAGTCGGCGATCATGGAAGCCCATGGTGTCAGCCGCACTGTCGTGCGCGAGGCGATCTCCCGGCTACAGGCCGCAGGTCAGGTGGAAACCCGTCATGGCATCGGTACTTTCGTGCTCGACACCCCGAGCCCCAGCGGTTTCCGGATCGACCCGGCTACCGTGGTCACTCTGCGTGATGTGCTGGCGATTCTCGAATTGCGCATCAGCCTGGAAGTCGAATCCGCCGGCCTCGCCGCGCAGCGTCGCAGCGCCGAACAACTGGCCGCAATGCGCGCCGCCCTCGATGCGCTGAACGAAAGCGTGGCCCATGCCAGCGATGCGGTGGCCTCGGACTTTCAATTCCACCTGCAAATCGCGCTGTCCACCGGCAATCGCTACTTCACCGACATCATGACCCACCTGGGCACCAGCATCATTCCGCGCACTCGGTTGAACTCGGCGCGCCTGGCCCATGACGATCAGCAGCACTACATGAATCGCCTGAGCCGCGAGCACGAG
Protein-coding sequences here:
- a CDS encoding ATP-binding protein → MLAPVQLTSATRQNLWRLTFIRTLVLAAQAGSVGLAYWLELLPLPWVQLVMTLGCSILLCVFTAVRLRTSWPVTELEYALQLACDLVIHSALLYFSGGSTNPFVSYYLVPLTIAAVTLPWRYSVVLSGIALALYTLMLTHFYPLETLPVARENLQIYGMWLSFALAAAVITFFAARMAEELRRQEELRAIRREEGLRDQQLLAVATQAAGAAHELGTPLATMSVLLNEMQQDHHDPMLQEDLKVLKDQVKLCKETLQQLVRAAEANRRMAVEMQDVTDWLDEALNRWHLMRPEASYRFQRLGQGPLPRVAPPPDLTQALLNLLNNAADACPENLQVTLDWTAEDLTISIRDHGAGVPLAIAEQIGKPFFTTKGKGFGLGLFLSKASVTRAGGSVKLYSHEEGGTLTELRLPHGARGEQHE
- a CDS encoding response regulator transcription factor, translated to MSDEIQVEGEELPHLLLVDDDATFTRVMARAMARRGFRVSTAGSAEEGLTIAQADLPDYAALDLKMDGDSGLVLLPKLLELDPEMRVVILTGYSSIATAVEAIKRGACNYLCKPADADDVLAALLSEHADLDSLVPENPMSVDRLQWEHIQRVLTEHEGNISATARALGMHRRTLQRKLQKRPVRR
- a CDS encoding FadR/GntR family transcriptional regulator, which translates into the protein MENLIDTPRLPRKRRSLAQELVTVLTEQIRDGLLKRGDKLPTESAIMEAHGVSRTVVREAISRLQAAGQVETRHGIGTFVLDTPSPSGFRIDPATVVTLRDVLAILELRISLEVESAGLAAQRRSAEQLAAMRAALDALNESVAHASDAVASDFQFHLQIALSTGNRYFTDIMTHLGTSIIPRTRLNSARLAHDDQQHYMNRLSREHEEIYDAIARQDSDAARAAMRLHLTNSRERLRQAHEEAQAQG